In Sphaeramia orbicularis chromosome 7, fSphaOr1.1, whole genome shotgun sequence, one genomic interval encodes:
- the r3hdml gene encoding peptidase inhibitor R3HDML produces the protein MKGFSGPWCCSLLHVAQMGSAVVQLLLAATLWSTPTVAVLSNSSEPLNVTRAGAETATSFREGALTGGAGVGAPHSRRRRAISSKEINALLDYHNRVRSQVFPPAANMEYMLWDEGLAKSADSWASRCVWDHGPSQAMKYLGQNLSVTSGRYQSITDLVRSWYEERHHFSYPSRCSGSVCSHYTQMVWANTNRVGCAVRRCTNMYVFGKTWREATLLVCNYSIKGNWVGEAPYKTGRPCSLCPSSYGGSCWRNQCSPNTKTKRLNR, from the exons ATGAAG GGGTTTTCAGGGCCGTGGTGCTGCAGCCTGCTTCATGTTGCTCAGATGGGATCTGCTGTGGTTCAGCTCCTGTTGGCTGCCACCCTGTGGTCGACACCCACCGTGGCTGTGCTGTCCAACTCCTCTGAGCCTCTAAATGTGACCAGAGCTGGAGCTGAGACGGCGACATCCTTCAGAGAAGGAGCTctaacaggaggagcaggagtcgGTGCTCCTCACAGCAGACGGAGGAGAGCCATTTCGTCCAAAGAGATCAACGCTCTGCTGGATTATCACAACAGAGTGCGGTCCCAGGTCTTCCCCCCTGCAGCTAATATGGAGTATATG CTCTGGGATGAGGGTCTGGCTAAATCAGCTGACTCTTGGGCATCACGCTGCGTTTGGGATCACGGTCCATCACAAGCCAtgaaatatttgggccaaaactTGTCGGTCACTTCAGGAAG ATATCAGTCCATCACTGATCTGGTTCGGTCCTGGTATGAGGAGAGGCATCACTTCTCTTACCCGAGCAGATGCAGTGGGTCTGTGTGCTCCCACTACACTCAG ATGGTTTGGGCGAATACAAACAGAGTGGGATGTGCTGTCAGGAGGTGCAccaacatgtatgtgtttgggAAAACATGGAGGGAAGCAACGCTGCTGGTCTGCAACTATTCAATAAA GGGGAACTGGGTTGGAGAAGCTCCTTATAAAACTGGGAGGCCTTGTTCTCTCTGTCCATCCAGTTATGGAGGCTCTTGCTGGAGAAACCAGTGTTCaccaaacacaaaaaccaaaagacTGAACAGATAA